One stretch of Brevibacillus laterosporus DNA includes these proteins:
- a CDS encoding WXG100 family type VII secretion target → MSRILISPDQVDEVANQFQQSREQSQQVIDRLNQQIHQMEGQWDGMTKQKFFHEFQEANRQMTSFVLLLESISHELHAIATKFRQADS, encoded by the coding sequence ATGTCACGCATTTTAATTTCACCTGATCAAGTAGATGAAGTAGCAAATCAATTTCAGCAAAGCAGAGAACAAAGTCAACAGGTTATTGATCGTCTCAACCAACAAATCCACCAGATGGAAGGGCAATGGGACGGGATGACTAAACAAAAATTCTTCCATGAATTTCAAGAAGCGAACAGGCAAATGACTAGTTTTGTGCTATTGCTTGAAAGTATTTCACATGAGTTACACGCAATCGCGACGAAGTTCCGTCAAGCGGACTCTTAA